A stretch of Mucilaginibacter terrae DNA encodes these proteins:
- a CDS encoding malectin domain-containing carbohydrate-binding protein, translating to MTHPLTQFSAKTNALQVPSPKGKLLPVRFVQMIVRVLKYVVAAKNTTLSFPSREGIAQPQRYLLAVVRGVSFVALIQVSIIASAQTNPRQDILLNNGWQTVAHDTKADAYTGFEQSAYKTTNWKSVTVPHNWDGYEGYRRLKHGNRHGYSWYRKTFTAKQLKAGQRYFLWFEGVSSYATVYLNGKKVGYHAGGRTTFTLDVTNTIKLNQPNLLAVKADHPANIQNLPWVCGGCSDEVGFSEGSQPMGIFRPVHLIATNPVRIQPFGVYVWNDTTVTEKSATLHLETELKNYGIKAASVQIINRLTDASGKQVALAQSTVNLSSAKEQTLKQDFKDIKNVHLWSDKDPYLYTLYTQIIKNGKVIDEVQTPYGIRWIKWGMGVNGDNRFYINGKPVFINGVGEYEHLMGKSHAFSNEEIKARVMQLNASGFNGFRDAHQPHNLEYQKYWDKQGTIWWPQFSAHIWYDMPEFKENYKALIVDWIKERRNSPSAMLWGLENESKLPEAFARECTELIRSLDHTASSQRKVTTCNGGKGTDWDVPQNWTGTYGGNPLTYGEDLKRQVLVGEYGAWRSLELHTEGPFIATGPLSEDRMAQMMETKVRLADSVKNEVAGHYHWIFYSHENPGRIQGGEGLRELDRVGPINYKGLFTPWGQPLDAFYMFRSNYAPKDKEPMVYIVSHTWPNRWLKPGKKDSISVYSNCDEVELFNDVKTVSLGKRKRGKTGTHFQWDGANIQYNMLYAVGYVNGKVVAEDYIVLNHLPKARNLKKLTTDNSQQTTSITKPASGKKYLYRVNCGGAEYKDSNGNIWLADKHQSNPKTWGSTSWTDDFEGMPDFFASQQRTFDAIKGTADGALFQTFRYGMDKLKYEFPLPDGKYQVELYFNEPWYGIGGGMDCTGWRLFDVALNGKTVISNLDIWKEAGVNQALKKTVTAQVTGGRLIISFPNAAAGEAIISAIAISTPNQQVNVPQVSNEGIIASLKAPANWSAKSWLDVGDKLYAGNANVIVHELPPTLFGAEWLQTSATSGSANFNMNEDGTVYVGMNAVAGNRPEWLKGYEVSGLKIQTDAANGATLNLYRKAYKKGETVTLGANVGTQMYMVAVLPNVTLAPATDLRKTITYRADDALAQGNGAVKDTLSGRKVVRFTQQAGGVATFAITPGVGDVYALRIKYYNFTDKPLTGKMKLLAEDGTVMKEEDITFGIVKKGKSGTHATSTGTSINAGNYRVVITGVDAKDLNLSGVEMQ from the coding sequence ATGACACACCCCTTAACTCAATTCAGTGCAAAAACTAATGCCCTGCAAGTCCCCTCTCCAAAGGGGAAACTACTGCCGGTGCGTTTTGTACAGATGATAGTTCGGGTGCTCAAATATGTAGTAGCTGCTAAAAACACAACCCTAAGTTTCCCCTCTCGAGAGGGGATAGCACAACCCCAACGTTACTTGCTGGCGGTTGTCAGGGGTGTGTCCTTCGTCGCGCTAATCCAAGTAAGCATTATTGCCTCCGCCCAAACCAATCCCCGTCAGGATATTCTCCTCAACAACGGCTGGCAAACCGTAGCACATGATACAAAAGCAGATGCCTACACCGGCTTCGAGCAATCGGCCTATAAAACAACCAACTGGAAATCCGTAACCGTACCCCACAACTGGGATGGTTACGAAGGCTATCGCCGTTTAAAACACGGCAACCGCCACGGCTATTCGTGGTACCGCAAAACATTTACGGCAAAGCAATTGAAGGCCGGTCAGCGTTATTTTTTATGGTTTGAAGGGGTAAGTTCATACGCTACGGTTTACCTTAATGGTAAAAAAGTAGGCTATCATGCAGGGGGGCGCACAACTTTTACGCTCGATGTAACTAATACTATTAAACTGAATCAGCCAAACTTACTCGCTGTTAAAGCCGATCATCCAGCCAATATTCAAAACCTACCCTGGGTTTGTGGTGGCTGTTCGGATGAGGTTGGCTTTTCGGAAGGTTCGCAGCCAATGGGCATTTTTCGCCCGGTGCATTTGATCGCTACCAACCCGGTGCGCATCCAGCCTTTTGGGGTATATGTATGGAACGATACTACGGTTACCGAAAAATCGGCGACCCTGCATCTCGAAACGGAGCTGAAAAATTATGGCATCAAGGCCGCATCGGTACAAATTATTAATCGCTTAACCGATGCCTCGGGCAAACAGGTTGCCTTGGCGCAATCGACGGTCAACCTATCATCTGCAAAAGAACAAACCCTTAAACAGGATTTTAAGGATATAAAAAACGTACACTTATGGTCGGATAAAGATCCGTACCTGTACACCCTGTACACGCAGATCATCAAAAACGGAAAGGTGATTGATGAAGTGCAAACCCCGTATGGCATCCGTTGGATAAAATGGGGTATGGGCGTTAATGGCGATAACCGCTTTTACATCAACGGCAAACCGGTGTTCATCAATGGTGTGGGTGAGTACGAGCATTTGATGGGCAAGAGTCATGCCTTCAGCAACGAAGAAATTAAAGCGCGCGTAATGCAATTGAATGCCTCGGGTTTCAATGGTTTCCGCGATGCGCACCAGCCGCACAACCTCGAGTATCAAAAATATTGGGATAAACAGGGTACCATTTGGTGGCCGCAGTTTTCGGCTCATATTTGGTATGATATGCCCGAGTTTAAGGAGAATTATAAGGCCTTGATTGTCGATTGGATAAAGGAGCGCAGGAATAGCCCGTCGGCTATGCTGTGGGGTTTGGAGAACGAGAGCAAACTGCCCGAGGCCTTTGCCCGTGAGTGTACCGAACTCATCCGCTCGCTCGATCATACCGCATCATCGCAACGCAAGGTAACTACCTGCAACGGTGGTAAGGGTACCGATTGGGACGTGCCGCAAAACTGGACCGGCACCTATGGTGGCAACCCGCTCACTTATGGCGAAGACCTGAAACGACAGGTTTTGGTAGGCGAATACGGCGCATGGCGCAGCCTCGAACTGCATACCGAAGGGCCATTTATAGCTACTGGTCCGTTAAGCGAAGACCGCATGGCACAGATGATGGAAACTAAAGTGCGCCTGGCCGATTCGGTTAAAAACGAGGTGGCAGGACATTATCACTGGATATTTTACTCGCACGAAAACCCCGGCCGTATACAAGGCGGCGAGGGCTTGCGCGAACTGGATAGAGTTGGTCCCATCAACTACAAAGGGCTGTTTACCCCTTGGGGGCAACCGTTGGACGCATTTTATATGTTCCGCTCCAACTATGCGCCAAAAGATAAGGAGCCGATGGTGTACATCGTGTCGCACACGTGGCCTAACCGCTGGCTCAAACCCGGCAAAAAAGACAGCATCAGCGTGTACTCTAACTGCGATGAGGTGGAGCTGTTCAACGATGTAAAAACGGTATCTCTTGGCAAACGCAAACGCGGAAAAACAGGTACGCATTTTCAGTGGGATGGCGCCAATATTCAGTACAATATGCTTTATGCCGTTGGCTATGTGAACGGTAAAGTTGTGGCCGAGGATTACATTGTGCTTAATCATCTGCCTAAAGCACGGAATTTAAAAAAGCTGACAACAGATAACTCACAACAGACAACCAGTATCACCAAACCTGCATCGGGTAAAAAATATCTCTACCGCGTAAACTGTGGCGGAGCAGAATACAAGGACAGCAACGGCAATATCTGGTTGGCCGACAAGCATCAATCAAACCCAAAAACATGGGGTTCAACCTCGTGGACGGATGATTTTGAGGGAATGCCGGATTTCTTCGCCAGTCAGCAACGCACGTTCGATGCCATCAAAGGCACTGCTGATGGCGCATTGTTCCAAACCTTCCGTTACGGGATGGATAAGCTCAAATACGAGTTCCCACTGCCCGATGGTAAATACCAGGTAGAACTTTATTTTAACGAACCATGGTACGGTATAGGCGGTGGTATGGATTGTACTGGCTGGCGTTTGTTTGATGTGGCGCTGAACGGCAAAACGGTCATCAGTAACCTTGACATCTGGAAAGAAGCAGGTGTTAATCAAGCCCTCAAAAAAACAGTTACCGCACAGGTTACCGGCGGTAGGCTGATTATCAGTTTTCCGAATGCTGCTGCGGGTGAGGCCATTATTTCGGCAATTGCCATCAGTACGCCTAATCAGCAAGTGAATGTACCGCAGGTTTCAAATGAAGGAATTATTGCCAGCCTGAAAGCTCCGGCTAACTGGTCGGCCAAATCATGGCTGGATGTGGGCGATAAGCTTTATGCCGGCAATGCAAATGTTATTGTTCACGAGTTACCGCCTACTTTATTTGGGGCCGAATGGCTGCAAACATCGGCTACGTCAGGTTCGGCTAATTTTAACATGAATGAGGATGGAACCGTGTATGTAGGCATGAACGCCGTTGCAGGCAATCGCCCCGAATGGTTGAAAGGTTATGAAGTAAGCGGCTTAAAAATACAAACGGATGCGGCCAATGGCGCAACGCTTAATCTTTACCGCAAAGCTTATAAAAAGGGTGAAACCGTTACTTTGGGAGCCAATGTTGGTACGCAAATGTACATGGTTGCGGTGTTACCTAACGTTACACTTGCACCCGCAACCGATCTCCGCAAAACCATCACCTACCGTGCCGATGATGCTTTAGCACAAGGCAACGGCGCCGTTAAAGATACGCTGAGCGGCCGTAAGGTTGTCCGCTTTACGCAGCAAGCGGGCGGAGTTGCAACTTTTGCCATTACCCCGGGTGTGGGCGATGTGTATGCCCTCCGCATTAAATACTACAACTTTACCGATAAGCCCCTCACTGGCAAAATGAAGCTGCTGGCCGAGGATGGCACCGTAATGAAAGAAGAGGACATTACCTTTGGCATTGTTAAAAAAGGAAAATCGGGCACGCATGCTACCAGCACGGGTACCAGCATAAATGCGGGTAATTACCGGGTAGTAATAACGGGTGTTGATGCTAAAGACCTTAATCTTTCGGGCGTTGAAATGCAATAA
- a CDS encoding alpha-d-galacturonidase, which produces MAKLYNRFFLSVIIAFTCFANAQAQKSATKTVAIVTPAGAHVRIGYGAGQLVKALQKSGYQTEIVKQVPASGASIVIGRAQDAVVKSSITKYGIKTNGKPGKEGYAIGTGKNSMVISGTDYSGAMYGCLELADRILTQGKLPTTINFTDQPEMVMRGACIGVQKPVLLEGRGTYEYPYTPENFPWFYDKALWLRYLDSLAENRMNALYLWNGHPFASLVRVKEYPYAVEVDDATFKKNEEIYKFITDEADKRGIWVIQMFYNIIVSKPFAEKNKMATQDRNRPIIPIIADYTRKSIAEFVKKYPHVGLMVALGEAMEGVGQDDIDWFTKTIIPGVKDGLKAIGKTEEPPIVLRAHDTDAPAVMKAALPIYKNLYTEAKFNGEALTTYTPRGPWAELHRTLSRLGSVQIENVHILANLEPFRYGSADFIQKSVQAMHNVYEANGLHLYPQASYWDWPYTADKADPRLLQIDRDWIWYKEWARYAWQCNRDRAQEIKYWGKLLAGMYGCTQQQGEQILKAYEEAGEISPQILRRVGITDGNRQTMTLGMLMAQFTNPEKFGLFSLLYNSEAPEGEILSEYAEKEWKHEKHIGETPLDVANNIVAFGKKSVEAIEKASPGVKKNKAEFDRLKNDMYIHEAMANSYSAKIKAAITIMRYKYTDDVADLEKAVPDMEASLNYYRELVKLTKDTYLYANSMQTKQRKIPVSGNDGKMKTWVELLPVYEKELANFKKNIDSLKSPSAKSKKTALTTLTNAQVAVTAGAEGSYIIGEGAKPFADTTVAITDFAKELKGLKAVQLDRDKQRKSGTKISFTNTQPVKVLVGYFNKTGFINPDTWPYHVPSQLETDASANDYGQADVKLSNGLLIPTQPSVNIHTFSFKPGNNTLTLSKGIALILGFVPDSQPVPVYDAGLSTTGNIKDLRWLFN; this is translated from the coding sequence ATGGCCAAATTATACAACCGCTTTTTTCTGAGCGTAATCATCGCTTTTACATGTTTTGCTAACGCGCAAGCCCAAAAGTCAGCAACCAAAACCGTTGCCATTGTTACACCTGCGGGTGCACATGTACGTATAGGTTACGGTGCCGGTCAGTTGGTAAAAGCGCTTCAAAAAAGCGGATATCAGACTGAAATAGTTAAGCAGGTACCGGCTTCGGGTGCCAGCATTGTAATTGGCCGCGCGCAAGATGCCGTGGTAAAAAGCAGCATCACCAAATACGGCATTAAAACCAACGGCAAACCCGGTAAAGAAGGTTACGCCATTGGCACAGGTAAAAACAGCATGGTTATATCGGGTACCGATTATTCGGGAGCTATGTACGGCTGTCTCGAACTGGCCGACCGCATTCTCACCCAAGGCAAACTCCCAACCACAATAAACTTTACCGACCAGCCCGAAATGGTTATGCGCGGAGCCTGTATAGGTGTGCAAAAACCGGTATTGTTAGAAGGTCGTGGCACTTACGAATATCCTTACACCCCCGAAAACTTCCCGTGGTTTTATGATAAGGCGCTGTGGCTGCGCTACCTCGATTCGTTAGCCGAGAACCGCATGAACGCCCTTTATCTGTGGAATGGTCACCCGTTTGCATCACTGGTGCGTGTTAAAGAGTATCCGTACGCCGTTGAGGTTGACGATGCCACGTTTAAAAAGAACGAAGAGATATACAAGTTTATAACCGACGAGGCCGATAAACGCGGTATTTGGGTTATACAGATGTTTTATAACATCATCGTGTCAAAACCATTTGCCGAAAAAAATAAGATGGCAACACAAGACCGCAATCGCCCCATCATCCCCATCATAGCCGATTATACCCGCAAGTCAATTGCCGAGTTTGTTAAAAAGTACCCCCACGTAGGTTTAATGGTTGCCTTGGGTGAGGCCATGGAAGGTGTTGGCCAGGATGACATCGACTGGTTTACCAAAACTATTATACCAGGTGTAAAAGATGGATTAAAAGCTATTGGTAAAACAGAGGAGCCGCCCATTGTACTGCGTGCTCACGATACCGATGCTCCTGCGGTAATGAAGGCCGCATTGCCTATCTACAAAAACCTGTACACCGAAGCTAAATTCAACGGCGAAGCTTTAACTACTTATACCCCCCGTGGCCCATGGGCTGAGTTGCACCGCACCCTAAGTCGTTTAGGTTCGGTACAAATTGAAAACGTACACATTTTGGCTAATTTGGAGCCATTTCGCTATGGATCGGCCGATTTCATACAAAAGAGCGTGCAAGCCATGCACAATGTTTACGAGGCTAACGGTTTACACCTATACCCGCAGGCATCATACTGGGATTGGCCTTACACCGCCGATAAAGCCGACCCGCGCCTGCTGCAAATTGACCGCGATTGGATTTGGTACAAGGAGTGGGCTCGTTATGCCTGGCAATGTAACCGCGACCGTGCGCAGGAAATCAAATACTGGGGCAAATTACTGGCCGGTATGTACGGTTGTACGCAGCAACAAGGCGAACAAATACTGAAAGCTTATGAAGAAGCAGGAGAAATATCGCCGCAAATACTACGTCGGGTAGGTATAACCGATGGCAACCGCCAAACCATGACTTTGGGTATGCTGATGGCACAATTTACCAATCCGGAAAAATTCGGTTTGTTCAGCCTGTTATATAACTCCGAGGCTCCCGAAGGTGAGATATTGAGCGAGTATGCCGAGAAAGAATGGAAACACGAGAAGCACATTGGCGAAACCCCGTTGGACGTGGCTAACAATATCGTGGCTTTTGGTAAAAAATCGGTAGAAGCCATTGAAAAAGCATCACCGGGTGTAAAGAAAAATAAGGCAGAGTTCGATCGCCTTAAAAATGATATGTATATCCATGAGGCCATGGCCAATAGCTATTCGGCTAAAATAAAAGCGGCTATTACTATTATGCGTTATAAGTATACCGATGATGTAGCCGATCTGGAAAAAGCCGTTCCTGATATGGAAGCCAGCCTGAACTATTACCGTGAACTGGTGAAACTTACTAAAGACACCTACCTGTATGCCAACAGCATGCAAACCAAACAGCGCAAAATTCCGGTAAGCGGCAACGATGGTAAAATGAAAACCTGGGTTGAATTGTTACCTGTTTACGAAAAAGAGCTGGCTAATTTTAAAAAGAATATCGATTCGTTGAAATCACCATCTGCCAAGTCTAAAAAGACCGCGCTGACCACACTGACTAATGCGCAGGTAGCTGTTACCGCCGGCGCCGAAGGTAGCTATATTATTGGCGAGGGAGCCAAGCCATTTGCCGACACCACAGTAGCCATTACCGATTTTGCCAAAGAATTGAAAGGCCTGAAAGCTGTTCAGTTAGACAGGGACAAGCAACGTAAATCGGGCACTAAAATCAGCTTTACCAACACACAACCGGTAAAAGTACTGGTTGGCTATTTCAATAAAACAGGTTTCATCAATCCCGATACCTGGCCTTACCACGTGCCATCACAATTGGAAACCGATGCGAGTGCCAATGATTACGGTCAGGCCGACGTAAAGCTATCGAACGGCTTACTCATACCAACACAACCATCAGTAAACATACACACCTTCAGCTTTAAACCGGGCAATAACACCCTAACCCTAAGCAAAGGCATAGCCTTGATATTAGGTTTTGTACCCGATAGTCAGCCCGTACCAGTATACGACGCAGGCCTGAGCACAACCGGAAATATTAAAGATTTGAGGTGGTTGTTTAATTAG
- a CDS encoding glycoside hydrolase family 95 protein — MKRRLILLTIATLLCHNPLSAQTLKLWYTQPSKKWTDALPIGNGRIGGMIYGTADTERLQYNEQTLWTGKPRDYQREGAYQYLPQMRQLLFDGKQKEAEAMGEAHFMGRKMNEEDYDKQKAVWFKTISAVKAPGAIAYNDSKWKNINLPTEKGWEVIPGFEGLDGAVWFRKTFELPADWVGKDLILSLGRMRDMDFTLVNGEQVGSVDGADYRRYTIPAKLLHAGKNQIAIQVINYWDKGGLTSNARELAIYPVGYDHSEVKGSKVTDDIAIDPKTGELVKVIKLNGPWKYWIQDNQPPQLPRYNADYQPFADLFLQMAKTGTITNYKRDLDISNATAHVTYTAGGVNYTREYIASNPDQVMAVHLTADKPGKISFKALLQTLHQSVSIRKVDAHTLSLSFKVRNGALRGVSYLYADAKGGKLTVTNEGISISGANEATLYLTAATNFKTYKDVSGNPETICAKQIAAVRTKTYAAVKAAHVADYKKLFNTFTVTFGTGSNDALPTDERILKYNSNTDPGLVSLFVQYSRYLLISSSRPGSKVPANLQGLWNDLLTPPWGSKFTTNINLQMNYWGAEMLNLSGLTQPLFSMVDDLRQTGAATAKAHYNAPGWVLHHNTDLWRGAAPVNASNHGIWVTGAAWISESLWEHYQFIQDKAFLQTRAYPTMKGAAEFFVANLVKDPVTGYLISTPSNSPEHGGLVAGPTMDHQIIRELFKNTIAAAKILGVDAEFSKTLQEKYSQIAPNQIGKYGQLQEWMQDKDDTTDTHRHVSHMWGVHPGTEITAATPDLLNAAKKSMYYRGDDGTGWSIAWKINIWARMRDGDHSYLMLTKLLSPADAVPNHEKGGVYHNLFDAHPPFQIDGNFGGAAGIGEMILQSQFGTLDILPALPKALPNGEVKGIKARGGFVLNIKWQNGALQQVEITSEAGKPCVVNYQDKQVKFDTEKGKSYKLNGDLKKI, encoded by the coding sequence ATGAAGAGAAGACTTATCCTACTAACCATAGCAACACTGCTTTGCCATAACCCTCTTTCAGCCCAAACCCTCAAACTCTGGTACACCCAACCCTCCAAAAAATGGACCGATGCCTTACCCATAGGTAACGGCCGCATAGGAGGCATGATATACGGCACAGCCGACACCGAACGCTTACAATACAACGAACAAACCCTGTGGACCGGCAAACCCCGCGACTACCAACGCGAGGGCGCATACCAATACCTGCCTCAAATGCGTCAGCTCCTGTTCGATGGCAAACAAAAGGAAGCCGAAGCCATGGGCGAGGCCCACTTTATGGGCCGTAAAATGAACGAGGAGGATTACGATAAACAGAAAGCAGTTTGGTTTAAAACAATAAGCGCAGTTAAAGCACCGGGAGCTATTGCTTACAACGATAGCAAATGGAAAAACATTAACTTACCTACAGAAAAAGGCTGGGAAGTAATCCCCGGCTTTGAAGGCTTAGACGGCGCAGTTTGGTTCCGAAAAACGTTTGAACTGCCTGCCGATTGGGTTGGTAAGGATCTAATACTAAGCCTTGGCCGCATGCGCGATATGGATTTTACCTTAGTGAACGGCGAACAGGTAGGCTCTGTTGACGGTGCTGATTATCGCCGGTATACCATCCCGGCAAAGCTTTTGCACGCAGGTAAAAACCAGATAGCCATACAGGTAATTAATTACTGGGATAAAGGCGGTTTAACGAGTAACGCCCGCGAACTGGCTATATACCCTGTGGGGTATGATCATAGTGAAGTAAAAGGAAGCAAAGTGACAGATGACATTGCAATTGATCCTAAAACCGGCGAACTTGTTAAAGTCATCAAACTCAATGGCCCATGGAAATACTGGATTCAGGATAACCAACCGCCACAACTCCCGCGCTATAATGCCGATTACCAGCCCTTTGCCGACCTATTTTTGCAAATGGCCAAAACCGGCACCATCACCAACTACAAGCGCGACCTCGACATTAGCAACGCTACCGCCCATGTTACCTACACCGCAGGCGGCGTAAACTATACCCGCGAATACATTGCCAGCAACCCCGACCAGGTAATGGCCGTGCACCTCACTGCCGATAAACCCGGTAAAATATCATTTAAAGCATTGCTGCAAACCTTGCATCAGTCGGTAAGCATACGTAAGGTTGATGCACATACATTAAGTCTATCTTTCAAGGTGCGTAACGGGGCTTTGCGTGGCGTAAGTTATTTGTACGCCGATGCTAAAGGTGGTAAGCTGACCGTTACCAATGAGGGTATTAGCATCAGCGGCGCTAACGAAGCTACCTTATATTTAACCGCCGCTACCAATTTCAAAACTTATAAAGATGTATCGGGCAACCCTGAAACAATTTGCGCTAAGCAAATAGCCGCTGTTCGTACCAAAACTTATGCAGCGGTTAAGGCAGCCCACGTGGCCGATTACAAAAAATTGTTCAACACGTTTACGGTTACCTTTGGTACTGGGAGTAATGATGCCCTGCCAACCGATGAGCGCATTTTAAAATACAACAGTAACACTGACCCTGGGTTGGTAAGCCTGTTCGTACAGTATAGCCGCTACCTGCTTATCTCTAGTTCGAGACCCGGCAGTAAGGTGCCTGCTAATTTGCAGGGCTTGTGGAACGATTTGTTGACTCCGCCATGGGGGAGCAAGTTTACCACCAACATTAACCTGCAAATGAACTACTGGGGTGCCGAAATGCTGAACCTTTCGGGCTTAACACAACCACTGTTTAGTATGGTTGATGATCTGCGCCAAACCGGTGCCGCAACTGCCAAAGCACACTACAATGCCCCCGGTTGGGTACTGCACCACAACACCGATCTGTGGCGCGGCGCGGCCCCGGTAAATGCATCTAATCACGGAATATGGGTAACCGGTGCCGCTTGGATAAGCGAGAGCCTGTGGGAACATTACCAGTTTATACAGGACAAGGCCTTTTTACAAACACGCGCTTACCCCACCATGAAAGGTGCTGCCGAGTTTTTTGTAGCCAATTTGGTTAAAGATCCCGTTACTGGTTATCTCATCAGCACGCCATCAAACTCACCAGAGCATGGTGGTTTGGTGGCAGGGCCAACCATGGATCATCAGATCATCCGCGAGTTGTTTAAAAACACCATCGCGGCAGCAAAAATATTGGGTGTTGATGCGGAGTTCAGTAAAACCTTGCAGGAAAAATACAGCCAGATAGCGCCGAACCAAATAGGTAAGTACGGCCAGTTACAAGAGTGGATGCAGGATAAAGATGATACGACAGATACCCACCGCCACGTGTCGCACATGTGGGGTGTGCATCCGGGTACCGAAATTACCGCTGCTACGCCCGACTTGCTGAACGCTGCCAAAAAATCAATGTACTACCGTGGCGACGATGGCACCGGCTGGAGTATTGCCTGGAAAATAAACATTTGGGCACGCATGCGCGACGGCGACCATTCCTACCTCATGCTCACCAAACTGCTTTCACCTGCCGATGCCGTGCCTAATCACGAAAAGGGCGGCGTGTACCACAACCTGTTTGATGCGCACCCGCCGTTTCAAATTGATGGTAACTTTGGCGGCGCTGCCGGTATTGGCGAAATGATACTGCAAAGCCAGTTCGGTACACTGGATATATTGCCGGCCTTGCCCAAAGCCCTGCCCAACGGCGAGGTTAAAGGCATCAAAGCCCGTGGCGGTTTCGTGCTCAACATCAAATGGCAAAACGGTGCACTGCAACAGGTAGAAATTACTTCCGAAGCGGGTAAGCCTTGTGTGGTAAACTATCAGGATAAACAAGTTAAATTCGATACTGAAAAAGGCAAATCGTACAAGTTGAATGGCGATTTGAAAAAGATATAA